One region of Maylandia zebra isolate NMK-2024a linkage group LG10, Mzebra_GT3a, whole genome shotgun sequence genomic DNA includes:
- the rfc3 gene encoding replication factor C subunit 3: MSLWVDKYRPSSLGKLDFHKEQAAQLKNLVQGGDFPHLLVYGPSGAGKKTRIMCLLRELYGPGVEKLRIEHQTIVAPSKKKIEINTIASNYHLEVNPSDAGNQDRVVIQELIKTVAQSQQIQSSTQRDFKVVLLTEVDRLTKDAQHALRRTMEKYMATCRLILCSTSTSKVIGPIRSRCLAIRVPLPSTEEVCNVLTSVCKKEGLVLPPELAKQIGEKSGRNLRKALLMCEACRVQQYPFSVDQDVPETDWEVYLRETANAIVSQQSPQRLLEVRARLYELLTHCIPPEIIMKCLVKELLNNCDGQLKTEVAHIAAYYEHRLQLGSKAIYHLEAFTAKFMAIYKKFMEDGLDAMMF, translated from the exons ATGAGTTTGTGGGTGGACAAATATCGTCCGTCGTCCCTCGGGAAACTGGACTTTCATAAAGAGCAGGCGGCGCAGCTCAAAAACCTG GTTCAGGGTGGTGACTTCCCACACTTGTTGGTGTACGGTCCATCAGGTGCAGGCAAGAAGACTCGCATCATGTGTCTGCTGAGGGAGCTCTACGGTCCTGGGGTGGAAAAGCTTCGCATTGAGCACCAGACCATTGTG GCTCCCTCAAAGAAGAAAATTGAGATTAACACCATAGCCAGCAACTATCACTTGGAAGTAAATCCAAG TGATGCGGGGAACCAGGACCGCGTGGTGATTCAAGAGCTGATCAAAACTGTGGCACAGTCTCAGCAAATCCAGTCGAGCACACAGAGAGACTTCAAAG tgGTGTTGCTAACAGAGGTGGACAGACTGACGAAGGATGCCCAGCACGCTTTGCGTCGGACGATGGAAAAGTACATGGCCACCTGCAGACTCATCCTCTGCTCCACCTCTACATCCAAAGTCATCGGGCCAATTAGGAGCCGTTGTCTGGCGATTAGAGTTCCTCTGCCGAGCACAGAAGAG GTTTGTAATGTTCTTACGTCCGTCTGTAAAAAGGAGGGTCTCGTCCTCCCGCCTGAGCTGGCCAAGCAAATCGGCGAGAAATCTGGTCGCAACCTCCGTAAAGCGCTTTTGATGTGCGAAGCCTGCCGAGTGCAGCA GTATCCATTCTCAGTGGACCAAGACGTCCCGGAGACAGACTGGGAGGTTTATCTTAGAGAAACGGCTAATGCCATCGTCAGCCAGCAGAGTCCTCAAAG GTTGTTGGAGGTCCGAGCCAGACTGTATGAGCTCCTGACCCACTGCATCCCTCCTGAGATTATCATGAAG TGTCTCGTGAAAGAGTTGCTTAATAACTGTGATGGGCAGCTGAAGACGGAGGTGGCTCACATTGCAGCCTACTATGAGCACAGACTACAGCTGGGGAGCAAAGCCATCTACCACCTGGAGGCGTTCACTGCCAAGTTCATGGCCATCTACAAGAAGTTCATGGAAGATGGTCTGGATGCGATGATGTTTTGA